Proteins encoded within one genomic window of Rhododendron vialii isolate Sample 1 chromosome 1a, ASM3025357v1:
- the LOC131315572 gene encoding isoamylase 2, chloroplastic, with protein MATLPLPVVMIRSHFVNCGGAESSKLIAPAHCVCRKRVTHSIEKMDKGRSIVCGEVRAYGTKASLRCRNFRVFATSHISLVQNEERPAAYLFRTEVGGHVKVLVRKNNVKYSVRVEVSSLQLHSSEDKLVMSWGMFRSDSSQFMPLDFQSSTPDAKSTTVEIPFVQNSLGTVAVELDFEGNLTPFYLSFLLKCPMNGDSKSSVLRSHRKSNFCVPVGLGSGYPAPLGLSFAADGSVNFSLFSRSAEGMVLCLYDDTKAEQPALEIDLDPYVNRSGDIWHVSIDNALPFVSYGYRCKGGITEKGDKLLKKHVLLDPYARIIENAHLGLNSKSLGKIDKEPPFNWSGDVRPCIPMEELVVYWVNVGRFTKHKSSGLPDDVAGTFSGITEKVNHFKNLGVNALLLEPIFPFDGKKGPYFPFHFFSPINLFGRSGDPVATSSSMKEMVKKLHANGIEVLVEVVFTHTADDCALREIDNSSYYHSSGDEHPGTKNALNCNYPIVQQMILDSLRYWVVEFHVDGFCFINASSLLKGFHGELLSRPPLVEAIAFDPILSKTKVIADSWNPHDIISKEIVFPHWKRWAEINTYFSDNVRNFLRGKGLLSNLATRLCGSGDMFLNGRGPAFSFNFITRNFSLPLVDLVSFSSGKLASSQLSWNCGVEGPTNNTAVLRRRLRQIRNFLFILFVSLGVPVLNMGDECGQSSGGSPSYLDRNPFDWNALRTGFALQTTQFISFLSSLRNRRRDLLQKRSFSKEENIDWHGSDLSPPKWEDPSSRFLAMTLKVDREGNDLISDVSSVSGDLFVAFNGGNQSESIVLPPPQEEMEWLRLVDTALPFPGFFSEDGEPVLEQMAGLVTYEMKSHSCVLFEAKSISD; from the coding sequence ATGGCAACTCTTCCTCTACCCGTTGTCATGATACGGTCCCATTTTGTTAACTGTGGAGGTGCTGAATCATCTAAGCTTATAGCTCCTGCCCATTGTGTATGCAGGAAAAGAGTGACACATAGCATAGAGAAAATGGATAAGGGAAGAAGCATTGTCTGTGGAGAAGTTAGAGCATATGGAACAAAAGCTTCTCTTCGTTGTCGTAATTTCAGAGTATTTGCTACATCACACATTTCTCTTGTCCAAAATGAGGAAAGACCTGCTGCTTACCTATTTAGGACAGAAGTTGGTGGTCATGTGAAGGTACTTGTCCGAAAGAATAATGTCAAATACAGCGTGCGCGTTGAAGTGTCATCCCTGCAACTACACAGTAGCGAGGATAAGCTGGTAATGAGTTGGGGTATGTTCAGATCTGATTCATCGCAATTTATGCCTTTGGACTTTCAAAGTTCAACTCCAGATGCCAAATCCACTACTGTTGAAATCCCGTTTGTGCAAAACTCTCTAGGTACAGTTGCAGTTGAGTTGGATTTTGAAGGGAATTTAACACCATTCTATCTCTCATTTCTCTTGAAGTGTCCAATGAACGGTGATTCAAAAAGCTCAGTGCTCAGAAGCCATAGAAAGTCAAACTTCTGTGTGCCTGTTGGTCTTGGTTCAGGGTATCCTGCTCCATTGGGTCTTTCCTTTGCAGCTGATGGTTCTGTCAATTTCTCCCTTTTCTCACGAAGTGCAGAAGGTATGGTTCTGTGTTTGTATGATGACACAAAGGCAGAGCAACCCGCATTGGAGATCGACCTTGATCCTTATGTCAATCGATCAGGTGACATTTGGCATGTCTCAATAGACAATGCACTGCCCTTTGTCAGCTATGGATATCGATGCAAGGGGGGAATTACTGAGAAAGGGGACAAATTACTCAAGAAGCATGTTCTTTTGGATCCATATGCTAGAATAATTGAGAATGCTCATTTGGGTTTAAACTCAAAAAGTCTTGGAAAAATAGACAAAGAACCTCCTTTTAATTGGAGCGGCGACGTTCGTCCTTGTATACCAATGGAGGAACTAGTGGTTTATTGGGTAAACGTGGGACGTTTTACTAAGCATAAGTCCAGCGGATTACCAGATGATGTTGCAGGGACCTTCTCCGGCATTACTGAGAAGGTGAACCATTTCAAAAACCTTGGGGTGAATGCTCTCTTATTGGAACCGATTTTCCCTTTTGATGGGAAGAAAGGGCCTTATTTcccatttcatttcttttcgCCAATCAACCTATTTGGGCGTTCTGGTGATCCTGTAGCCACAAGTAGTTCAATGAAAGAGATGGTAAAGAAATTGCATGCAAATGGGATAGAGGTTCTTGTAGAGGTGGTTTTCACCCATACTGCTGATGATTGCGCACTTAGAGAAATTGATAACTCATCCTATTATCATTCAAGTGGAGATGAACATCCGGGAACCAAAAACGCTTTGAATTGTAACTATCCTATTGTCCAACAGATGATTTTAGATAGTCTGCGTTACTGGGTGGTTGAGTTTCACGTCGACGGCTTTTGTTTCATCAATGCTTCATCGCTGTTGAAAGGGTTCCATGGTGAACTCCTGTCTCGCCCTCCTTTGGTTGAAGCAATCGCTTTCGATCCAATACTCTCGAAAACCAAGGTCATTGCGGATTCTTGGAACCCACATGACATAATATCGAAGGAAATCGTTTTTCCTCATTGGAAGAGATGGGCTGAAATAAACACATACTTCAGTGACAATGTGAGAAACTTCTTGAGGGGTAAGGGTCTTCTAAGTAACCTTGCGACGCGGCTTTGTGGGAGTGGGGATATGTTTTTGAATGGGAGAGGACCAGCTTTCTCTTTCAATTTCATTACCAGAAATTTCAGCCTCCCTCTAGTGGATTTGGTCAGCTTCAGCAGCGGCAAGTTAGCTTCTTCACAATTGAGTTGGAATTGTGGGGTAGAAGGCCCCACAAATAATACTGCAGTACTGAGGCGACGACTGAGACAAATCCGGAATTTTCTATTCATATTGTTTGTTTCATTGGGTGTTCCTGTCCTTAACATGGGAGATGAATGTGGCCAATCTTCTGGCGGTTCCCCGTCATATCTTGACAGAAATCCCTTCGATTGGAATGCTTTAAGGACTGGATTTGCCCTTCAGACCACacaattcatttcatttttgagtTCTTTGAGAAATAGGCGACGCGATCTTCTTCAGAAGAGAAGTTTTTCAAAGGAGGAGAATATCGATTGGCATGGAAGTGACCTTTCTCCTCCGAAATGGGAAGATCCATCAAGTAGATTCCTAGCTATGACATTGAAAGTTGACAGAGAGGGGAACGATTTGATCTCTGATGTTTCAAGTGTGAGTGGTGATCTGTTTGTTGCCTTCAATGGTGGCAATCAATCAGAGAGTATTGTCCTGCCGCCGCCTCAAGAGGAGATGGAATGGCTGCGTTTGGTTGACACGGCACTTCCTTTTCCAGGATTTTTTTCAGAAGATGGTGAACCAGTTCTTGAGCAGATGGCTGGATTAGTTACCTATGAGATGAAGTCTCATAGCTGTGTTCTGTTTGAAGCAAAGAGCATAAGTGATTGA
- the LOC131315580 gene encoding protein PALE CRESS, chloroplastic isoform X1 — protein MGQDDFSLFSFSFAVSSHLVERTVSKAYAPKMVALAFQLTSRVPPPPPATLNSSTLSSTSVALISTSLFKTKSRPTAAAALRRTKKTEEQDLHSLPKEFYDDEWQAQQREKTKKLHQQRQVEDEEEERKVDEYREIGMRLKDYPEDDLRQARQLVSSLLKSAEEVEEKIEEAAERGELTELVLMVIWNRLDLARRDDEKDAIRSLDLLYRRIETEILKREAPPAMRLLNDLLILHDGFDEEGWLKECRKRMVETFPREDPYSILVPVGFDIDKHQGPLRPPLEEEDDILLRVDFVREVDALLREVRAEQREAQNAQGLDPESVAIRLKQQEKQQTIRLVEALLDLAIDLKW, from the exons ATGGGTCAAGacgatttttctcttttttctttttcttttgctgtcTCCTCTCACCTTGTAGAGAGAACCGTGTCTAAAGCTTATGCCCCAAAAATGGTGGCACTGGCGTTCCAGCTGACTTCTCgtgtgccaccaccaccaccagcaacCCTCAACTCCTCAACTCTTTCAAGTACTTCAGTAGCTCTAATAAGCACTTCTCTTTTCAAGACCAAGTCTCGTCCCACCGCAGCCGCAG CTTTGCGTAGGACCAAGAAGACAGAAGAACAAGACCTACACAGCCTCCCAAAAGAGTTTTACGATGAT GAATGGCAAGCCCAACAACgcgaaaaaacaaagaagttaCATCAACAACGTCAAGTggaagatgaggaggaggaaagaaagGTTGATGAATATCGTGAAATTGGTATGCGGTTGAAAGACTATCCGGAAGATGACCTTCGACAGGCAAGGCAACTGGTTTCAAGCCTTCTCAAATCTGCTGAAGAAGTGGAAGAG AAAATTGAGGAAGCTGCTGAGAGGGGTGAACTAACTGAACTTGTTCTGATGGTCATATGGAATCGCCTTGATCTTGCACGACGTGAT GACGAGAAGGATGCTATTAGAAGTCTTGATCTCTTGTACAGGCGAATTGAG ACTGAAATTCTGAAACGGGAAGCTCCTCCTGCGATGAGACTGCTTAATGATCTTTTGATTTTGCATGATGGTTTTGATGAAGAAGGATGGCTGAAGGAATGCAGAAAGAGGATGGTTGAAACCTTTCCACGAGAGGATCCGTACAGTATTCTTGTCCCAGTAGGCTTTGACATTGATAAG CATCAAGGCCCACTGAGACCTCCACTTGAGGAGGAGGATGATATTCTTTTGAGGGTTGATTTCGTGAGAGAGGTTGATGCATTGCTGCGAGAGGTTCGAGCTGAACAAAGAGAAGCACAAAATGCTCAAGGGCTTGATCCCGAGTCTGTTGCAATCCGGTTAAAGCAACAAGAGAAGCAACAGACCATTCGTCTCGTGGAAGCACTCTTGGATCTGGCCATCGATTTGAAATGGTAG
- the LOC131315580 gene encoding protein PALE CRESS, chloroplastic isoform X2, whose amino-acid sequence MGQDDFSLFSFSFAVSSHLVERTVSKAYAPKMVALAFQLTSRVPPPPPATLNSSTLSSTSVALISTSLFKTKSRPTAAAGQTKKTEEQDLHSLPKEFYDDEWQAQQREKTKKLHQQRQVEDEEEERKVDEYREIGMRLKDYPEDDLRQARQLVSSLLKSAEEVEEKIEEAAERGELTELVLMVIWNRLDLARRDDEKDAIRSLDLLYRRIETEILKREAPPAMRLLNDLLILHDGFDEEGWLKECRKRMVETFPREDPYSILVPVGFDIDKHQGPLRPPLEEEDDILLRVDFVREVDALLREVRAEQREAQNAQGLDPESVAIRLKQQEKQQTIRLVEALLDLAIDLKW is encoded by the exons ATGGGTCAAGacgatttttctcttttttctttttcttttgctgtcTCCTCTCACCTTGTAGAGAGAACCGTGTCTAAAGCTTATGCCCCAAAAATGGTGGCACTGGCGTTCCAGCTGACTTCTCgtgtgccaccaccaccaccagcaacCCTCAACTCCTCAACTCTTTCAAGTACTTCAGTAGCTCTAATAAGCACTTCTCTTTTCAAGACCAAGTCTCGTCCCACCGCAGCCGCAGGTCA GACCAAGAAGACAGAAGAACAAGACCTACACAGCCTCCCAAAAGAGTTTTACGATGAT GAATGGCAAGCCCAACAACgcgaaaaaacaaagaagttaCATCAACAACGTCAAGTggaagatgaggaggaggaaagaaagGTTGATGAATATCGTGAAATTGGTATGCGGTTGAAAGACTATCCGGAAGATGACCTTCGACAGGCAAGGCAACTGGTTTCAAGCCTTCTCAAATCTGCTGAAGAAGTGGAAGAG AAAATTGAGGAAGCTGCTGAGAGGGGTGAACTAACTGAACTTGTTCTGATGGTCATATGGAATCGCCTTGATCTTGCACGACGTGAT GACGAGAAGGATGCTATTAGAAGTCTTGATCTCTTGTACAGGCGAATTGAG ACTGAAATTCTGAAACGGGAAGCTCCTCCTGCGATGAGACTGCTTAATGATCTTTTGATTTTGCATGATGGTTTTGATGAAGAAGGATGGCTGAAGGAATGCAGAAAGAGGATGGTTGAAACCTTTCCACGAGAGGATCCGTACAGTATTCTTGTCCCAGTAGGCTTTGACATTGATAAG CATCAAGGCCCACTGAGACCTCCACTTGAGGAGGAGGATGATATTCTTTTGAGGGTTGATTTCGTGAGAGAGGTTGATGCATTGCTGCGAGAGGTTCGAGCTGAACAAAGAGAAGCACAAAATGCTCAAGGGCTTGATCCCGAGTCTGTTGCAATCCGGTTAAAGCAACAAGAGAAGCAACAGACCATTCGTCTCGTGGAAGCACTCTTGGATCTGGCCATCGATTTGAAATGGTAG